The genomic region GGCTTCCGCTCGCGCCCAGCCCAAACGGGCCAGGGGGCACCCGGATGCCTCCCGCCGGACGGGGAGAACCAGGCGATGAACTGGCAGGGCGGCTGGACGTGGCTCGATGCGGTATGGGTCGTCATCATCGGCGCGCTCCTCCTGCGCGGCTTTCTCCGGGGCTTCTTCCAGGAGCTTCTGGAAGTCCTGGTGCTGGCGCTGGCCTTCTACGCGGGAGCCCGCCTCTACACGCCGCTGGCTAATTGGCTGGTTGATCGGTTCGGGCCGCTACCGGAGCAAGCCGCCCGGGCCGCGGCGTTCGGGGTGGTGGCCGCGGCCATCCTCGGTGCCGGCCTGGTGCTGACCGGAATGGTGGTTCACCTGGTGCGCCTTTCGCCCCTGTCGTGGGTGGACAGCCTTGGAGGGGCGCTGGCGGGAGGCGCGAAGGGTCTGGCCGTGGTGGCGGCGCTGGTGGTGGTTCTGGCCGGCCTTCCGCCCGGAGACCTGCGGGACGAGCTTTCCGACTCCGTGATCTCACGGGAACTGCGCGCCCTTCTGCCGGTGGTGTGGGGCGAGATTCGCCAGGCCTTTCCTGACTTCGTCCCGCCGCTCCCGACGCTCTCCGAACCGGGCGATGCCGAACTGCCCGGGGGCGCCCCACGGCGGTCCTCCGGGAGCGGAGCCGTCATTTGAAGAACCTGGAGCTCGCGCAACAGTTCGAGCGCATCGCCTCGCTCCTGGAGATCGTCGGAGAGAGCCCCTTCAAGATCCGGGCCTACCGACGCGTGGCCCGTACCCTCATTGAACTCCCGGAACCCGTCGAAGAGGTAGCCCGCCAGGGTCGGCTTCGTGAGCTACCCGGCGTGGGTGAGGCCATCTCCAGCAAGATCGAGGAGTGGCTTTCGACGGGCAAGATGGGCCTGCTGGAGCGCCTTCAGCAGCAGGTGCCCGAGGGGCTCGCCGAACTCATGGAGATCCCCGGCATCGGCGCCCGTACCGCCGGGCTCCTCTACGAACGGCTCGGGGTCGCGTCGCTGGCGGAACTCGAGGCCGCGGCACGGGCCGGCAAGGTGCGGCAGATCAAGGGCATGGGGGCACGTACCGAGGCCGCCATCCTGGAAGGCATCGAACGCTTCCGCAAACGGGCCGGCCGGCAGCCGATGCCGTATCTTCTGGCGGCGGGAGAGGCGCTGGCTGCCGGCATCAAGGGCCTGGCGGGGGTGCAGGCGGTGAACCTGGCCGGCAGCCTGCGCCGGGCCGAAGAGATGGCCACCGACGTCGACCTGGTGGTGGCCGGGCCCCGGGTCGAGCAGACCGCTGAGGCGGTGCGCGCCTATCTGGGCGCGGGCGTTCAGGAGCAGGCCGGTCCATGGCCGGGTACGGTGCGGATAAGGGGCAAAGCGCCCGGAGGCACCCCCGTGGACGTGTGGGTGGTACCGCTCGAGGCGGTGGCAAGCGCCCTTTTCCTTGCAACGGGGCCTGCCGCCCACGTTGAAGCGGTGACTGCCAGGCTGTCGGAGCGGGGGTGGCGGTGGGAGGCGGGCCGCCTTGCCTGCACGCGGGAGGCTGACAGGGACCCTGCGAACCCGGCCTGGCCTCAGGGCGAGGAGGAGATCTACGCCAGGGCGGGCCTCCCGTGGATAGCCCCGGAGCTCAGGTGGGGGCTCGACGAGGTGGACCTGGCGGCCCGGGGCGAGCTTCCCCGGCGTCTGGTGGAGTTGTCCGATATCCAGGGGGACCTTCACGTCCACACCGTGGCAAGCGACGGCGTCGCGCCTCCCGAGGCCATGGTCGAGGGAGCCCGCGACCGGGGTCTGAGCTACCTTGCTATCACCGACCATTCGCCGTCCCTGACCGTGGCCAGGGGCCTCTCGGCCGAGCGGCTGGCAGCGCACGCCGCCCGCATTCGGGGGCTTTCGCACACCTTGGGCTTCCCGGTGCTGGCCGGCTCGGAGGTGGACATCCGCCCCGACGGCACCCTGGACTACCCGGACGAAGTGCTGGCCGGGCTCGACTGGGTTGTGGCTTCCATTCACTCCCACTTCCGGCTGGACGCCGAAGCCACGACGCGCCGCCTCGTCGCCGCCTGCGAGCACCCGCTGGTCCACGCTCTCGGGCACCCGTCCGGGCGCCTGCTCGGGCGGCGCGACCCGTACGCCGTCGACCTGGAGGCGGTCCTGCGACGGGCCGCCGAGACGGGCACCGCGGTCGAGATCAACGCCACGCCCGACCGGCTCGACCTCAACGCCGACTGGGCCCGCCGCGCCCGGGCGATGGGCGTGAAGTTCGTCATCGGCACCGATGCTCACTCGCCGGCGCAGCTTGCGTTCATGGGTTACGGGGTTTTGGTGGCGCGCCGCGCGGGCCTGTGCCCCGGGGATGTTCTCAACACGGGCGACATCGACGCCCTCAGGCGATACGCCCTCCGGCGACGGGCATAAGGGCCAAGCTGTTTCTTCCACGCCATCCTGAAGAGGGCTGAAGCCTCCAGCGCTTCCGGCCGTCGGCCTGCCCGGGTTCAGGGCAGGCTTAGGCATGGGAGGGAGGCTCTGCGTGGCTTTGCCTCGGCCGAGCGCGGCGCGCAGCTCTTTGGTCGCAGCCCTCTTCCTGGTGATGCTGGCGGCGCCCCCGGCCTCGGCTGCGGCCCTGCCGCCGGGGCGCGGCTCGGGTGAAGATGAGCGGGCCGACCTGACACGGCTCGTCAGCGAAACGGGCGAAGAACTGTTCGTCACCGGGTTCCACCTGCGTCCGGGCGACCGCTTCGTGACACCGGACAACCGACTATTCGAGGTGGTGGCGGTGCGGGCCGGGGTGGCGAGGGCCCGCGAGATGGGGCGGCTCGACAACACCGGACGAGAGTGGAGCGGGCTCTTCCGGCCCCCTCGGGGTGGGGGGGTGGTGCCGGCCGCAGCGCCGCTCGACCGCAGGAACATCCGGGTCGGCATCTATCATACTCACAGCGACGAGTCGTACCTGCCCACGTCGGGAGAGACCAACATCCCCTGGAACGGCGACATCTTCCAGGTGGGAACCGCCATGGCCACGA from Bacillota bacterium harbors:
- the polX gene encoding DNA polymerase/3'-5' exonuclease PolX, producing MKNLELAQQFERIASLLEIVGESPFKIRAYRRVARTLIELPEPVEEVARQGRLRELPGVGEAISSKIEEWLSTGKMGLLERLQQQVPEGLAELMEIPGIGARTAGLLYERLGVASLAELEAAARAGKVRQIKGMGARTEAAILEGIERFRKRAGRQPMPYLLAAGEALAAGIKGLAGVQAVNLAGSLRRAEEMATDVDLVVAGPRVEQTAEAVRAYLGAGVQEQAGPWPGTVRIRGKAPGGTPVDVWVVPLEAVASALFLATGPAAHVEAVTARLSERGWRWEAGRLACTREADRDPANPAWPQGEEEIYARAGLPWIAPELRWGLDEVDLAARGELPRRLVELSDIQGDLHVHTVASDGVAPPEAMVEGARDRGLSYLAITDHSPSLTVARGLSAERLAAHAARIRGLSHTLGFPVLAGSEVDIRPDGTLDYPDEVLAGLDWVVASIHSHFRLDAEATTRRLVAACEHPLVHALGHPSGRLLGRRDPYAVDLEAVLRRAAETGTAVEINATPDRLDLNADWARRARAMGVKFVIGTDAHSPAQLAFMGYGVLVARRAGLCPGDVLNTGDIDALRRYALRRRA
- a CDS encoding CvpA family protein is translated as MNWQGGWTWLDAVWVVIIGALLLRGFLRGFFQELLEVLVLALAFYAGARLYTPLANWLVDRFGPLPEQAARAAAFGVVAAAILGAGLVLTGMVVHLVRLSPLSWVDSLGGALAGGAKGLAVVAALVVVLAGLPPGDLRDELSDSVISRELRALLPVVWGEIRQAFPDFVPPLPTLSEPGDAELPGGAPRRSSGSGAVI